A window of Tursiops truncatus isolate mTurTru1 chromosome 8, mTurTru1.mat.Y, whole genome shotgun sequence contains these coding sequences:
- the FGF4 gene encoding fibroblast growth factor 4, whose amino-acid sequence MAGPGAAAAALLAAVLLAVLAPWAGRGGAAAPTAPNGTLEAELERRWESLVARSLARLPVAAQPKEAAVQSGAGDYLLGIKRLRRLYCNVGIGFHLQVLPDGRIGGVHADTSDSLLELSPVERGVVSIFGVAGRFFVAMSSRGKLYGSPFFTDECKFKEILLPNNYNAYECYRYPGMFIALSKNGKTKKGNRVSPTMKVTHFLPRL is encoded by the exons ATGGCGGGGCCCGGGGCGGCCGCGGCAGCGCTGCTCGCGGCGGTGCTGCTGGCCGTGCTGGCGCCCTGGGCCGGCCGAGGGGGCGCCGCCGCGCCCACCGCACCCAACGGCACGTTGGAGGCCGAGCTGGAGCGTCGCTGGGAGAGCCTGGTGGCGCGCTCGCTGGCGCGCCTGCCGGTGGCCGCGCAGCCCAAGGAGGCTGCCGTCCAGAGCGGCGCCGGGGACTACCTGCTGGGCATCAAGAGGCTGCGGAGGCTCTACTGCAACGTGGGCATCGGCTTCCACCTCCAGGTGCTCCCAGACGGCCGCATCGGCGGCGTGCACGCGGACACGAGTGACA gcctgcTGGAGCTCTCGCCCGTGGAGCGGGGAGTGGTGAGCATCTTCGGCGTGGCCGGCCGGTTCTTCGTGGCCATGAGCAGCAGAGGCAAACTCTACGGCTCG CCTTTCTTCACCGATGAGTGCAAGTTCAAAGAGATACTCCTCCCCAACAACTACAACGCCTACGAGTGCTACAGGTACCCCGGCATGTTCATCGCCCTGAGTAAGAACGGGAAGACCAAGAAGGGGAACCGGGTGTCACCCACCATGAAGGTCACCCATTTCCTCCCCAGGCTGTGA